A single region of the Pseudomonas mandelii genome encodes:
- a CDS encoding YgaP family membrane protein, whose protein sequence is MSELKRVERIESTPFQTHSEQNVHGWERVGSLAGGVLMMGKGLRRGGFFGLIQVAIGGVALARGITGHSSAKSLLEKSRQDMNNVRAKIERAGEELGKLKANAEAATQTATVTGNDSLKSPKTGG, encoded by the coding sequence ATGAGCGAACTCAAGCGCGTAGAACGCATCGAATCCACCCCGTTCCAGACTCATTCCGAGCAGAACGTTCACGGCTGGGAACGTGTCGGCTCCCTGGCCGGCGGCGTGCTGATGATGGGCAAGGGCCTGCGTCGCGGCGGGTTTTTCGGGTTGATCCAGGTGGCCATCGGCGGCGTCGCCCTGGCTCGCGGGATTACCGGGCACAGCTCGGCGAAAAGCCTGCTGGAGAAAAGCCGCCAGGACATGAACAACGTTCGGGCGAAGATCGAGCGGGCCGGGGAAGAGTTGGGCAAGTTGAAGGCGAATGCCGAGGCGGCGACGCAAACCGCTACGGTGACAGGCAACGATTCGTTGAAGTCGCCGAAGACCGGGGGTTGA